A region from the Onthophagus taurus isolate NC chromosome 8, IU_Otau_3.0, whole genome shotgun sequence genome encodes:
- the LOC111425656 gene encoding nuclear protein MDM1 isoform X5 yields MIGSFWNLCRACPSMPVDKLHSEYRSTYRWHEYTGPRQEVIRRAPTTQPGVGANSDEKPNEPPNTTRIDEETQNELPKLEPALPRRKKHPDLAYRHHEFLVSDGTNGDAIDVGTTDRARGRDQGLLQKAISKISTEYRLQFAWPQGHMSRRDQETTPRKSQSMNAIKPPANAVIHKRRGDLENKDASELEPLVNDNTIHEYHETAKDFNTEYKKKYRPFSQYDYAEGKFKSKQEVHDLDDETKNALLNGPTKESWYKEVVELRKKAGEYRTRGRGTDITGDKITDVYNKQVELWDQVSRRSSLSALSLASTTHRAYTKEEKDQENTKKSSPTKALRNAENSARMVRDMIRHHLERTTGGSEFDGLILSPTREKLEPTIPRKDDDIRGSQKNSPKKNSPQKVSLQKKSKSKSVPRTVRSQSVGPVEVNYEKRSPKRQSRSATVKEKKSSSSSTTRRPRPSSLNTTSRSKSRPVPSQSEDDRSGKTKSNKAQSSQRDAADGSEAEPAPTVDRAEKEEEEAVEPEPEPEVISLEPVVKSPPEPTRVKSPEQIIMRSPDPVNWTVPLDTGKTFTVTQNVREGDISARPQSEVKAWTPPEIPPPVAQSAPPELQQQKDQARRGGNDDPSNVEPVETGAEEIERPIIERPDEGSSLDCPQRESSSTAKTVNPLAESKSFASDVLEKARNRFDNFWRKNSKDEST; encoded by the exons ATGATCGGTTCATTTTGGAATTTGTGCAGAGCGTGCCCTTCAATGCCAGTAGATAAG TTGCACTCTGAGTACAGGAGCACGTACAGATGGCATGAATATACTGGGCCCAGGCAGGAAGTTATCCGCCGGGCACCAACAACACAACCCGGCGTCGGAGCAAATTCCG atgaGAAACCTAACGAACCGCCGAACACAACGCGGATCGATGAAGAGACACAGAACGAAT TGCCAAAATTGGAACCGGCTCTGCCAAGACGAAAAAAACATCCTGATTTGGCCTACCGTCACCATGAGTTCCTTGTTAGCGATGGAACCAATGGAGACGCCATAGATGTTGGCACAACCGATAGGGCCAGg GGTCGCGATCAGGGTCTACTCCAGAAAGCAATATCCAAGATTAGCACTGAATACAGACTACAATTCGCTTGGCCGCAGGGCCACATGTCGAGACGGGACCAGGAGACCACTCCCAGGAAGTCGCAGTCCATGAACGCTATCAAGCCCCCAGCCAACGCTGTCATCCACAAACGACGTGGCGATCTAGAAAATAAAGATG CAAGCGAATTGGAACCATTAGTAAACGACAATACCATTCATGAATATCACGAAACAGCCAAAGACTTTAACACcgaatataagaaaaaatatagacCTTTCTCGCAATACGATTACGCcgaaggtaaatttaaatctaaacaAGAAGTTCATGATTTAGACGACGAAACAAAGAACGCTTTATTAAATGGTCCTACCAAGGAATCTTGGTACAAAGAAGTCGTTGAATTGAGAAAGAAAGCTGGGGAGTACAGAACTAGAGGACGAGGAACCGACATAACCGGCGATAAAATCACTGacgtttataataaacaagtTGAACTTTGGGATCAAGTATCTAGAAGGTCTTCACTTTCTGCATTATCTTTAGCTTCAACTACACACAG gGCATAtactaaagaagaaaaagatcaagaaaatactaaaaaaagttCACCGACTAAAGCACTAAGAAATGCCGAGAATTCTGCTAGAATGGTAAGGGATATGATACGTCATCACCTTGAAAGAACAACCGGTGGTTCGGAATTTGACGGTTTAATATTATCGCCAACGCGTGAAAAATTGGAACCGACCATACCGCGTAAAGACGATGATATCAGAGGTTCGCAGAAGAATAGTCCGAAGAAAAATTCGCCGCAGAAAGTGTCACTTCAAAAGAAGTCAAAATCAAAGTCTGTTCCTAGAACTG TTAGGTCCCAATCAGTAGGCCCAGTAGAAGTAAATTACGAAAAGCGCTCGCCGAAGCGCCAATCTCGGTCGGCCACCGTCAAGGAAAAGAAGAGTAGCAGTTCATCGACAACTCGTAGACCTAGGCCTT CATCCCTGAACACCACTTCCCGATCTAAAAGTAGACCAGTCCCTTCACAGTCAGAGGACGACCGGTCGGgcaaaacaaaatcaaacaaaGCTCAGTCTAGCCAAAGAGACGCAGCAGACGGAAGCGAAG CGGAACCTGCTCCCACCGTCGACAGAGCCGAGAAAGAAGAGGAGGAGGCTGTCGAGCCCGAGCCGGAGCCCGAAGTCATTAGCCTAGAACCCGTCGTAAAGTCCCCTCCCGAACCCACCCGGGTTAAGTCGCCCGAGCAGATAATCATGCGTTCCCCCGATCCGGTCAACTGGACCGTTCCGCTCGATACTGGAAAAACCTTTACTGTCACTCAAAATGTCAGAGAAG GTGACATTAGCGCTCGACCACAGAGCGAAGTAAAGGCCTGGACGCCACCGGAAATACCGCCCCCAGTAGCGCAGTCTGCCCCGCCGGAACTGCAACAGCAGAAAGATCAAG CTAGGAGAGGAGGGAACGACGACCCGTCTAATGTAGAACCAGTGGAAACAGGTGCAGAGGAGATCGAGAGACCGATTATCGAGCGGCCCGACGAGGGCTCTAGCTTAGACTGTCCACAGCGCGAATCCTCTAGCACTGCCAAAACTGTTAATCCACTAGCCGAATCGAAGTCATTCGCTTCCGATGTACTCGAGAAAGCGCGTAACCGTTTCGACAACTTTTGGAGGAAGAACTCTAAAGATGAATCTACCTAA
- the LOC111425656 gene encoding nuclear protein MDM1 isoform X4: MIGSFWNLCRACPSMPVDKLHSEYRSTYRWHEYTGPRQEVIRRAPTTQPGVGANSDEKPNEPPNTTRIDEETQNELPKLEPALPRRKKHPDLAYRHHEFLVSDGTNGDAIDVGTTDRARSTERESSQWKPSRRSKSEGPARSTTLTRSERRRDSDPDLENTGRDQGLLQKAISKISTEYRLQFAWPQGHMSRRDQETTPRKSQSMNAIKPPANAVIHKRRGDLENKDASELEPLVNDNTIHEYHETAKDFNTEYKKKYRPFSQYDYAEGKFKSKQEVHDLDDETKNALLNGPTKESWYKEVVELRKKAGEYRTRGRGTDITGDKITDVYNKQVELWDQVSRRSSLSALSLASTTHRAYTKEEKDQENTKKSSPTKALRNAENSARMVRDMIRHHLERTTGGSEFDGLILSPTREKLEPTIPRKDDDIRGSQKNSPKKNSPQKVSLQKKSKSKSVPRTVRSQSVGPVEVNYEKRSPKRQSRSATVKEKKSSSSSTTRRPRPSSLNTTSRSKSRPVPSQSEDDRSGKTKSNKAQSSQRDAADGSEAEPAPTVDRAEKEEEEAVEPEPEPEVISLEPVVKSPPEPTRVKSPEQIIMRSPDPVNWTVPLDTGKTFTVTQNVREARRGGNDDPSNVEPVETGAEEIERPIIERPDEGSSLDCPQRESSSTAKTVNPLAESKSFASDVLEKARNRFDNFWRKNSKDEST, from the exons ATGATCGGTTCATTTTGGAATTTGTGCAGAGCGTGCCCTTCAATGCCAGTAGATAAG TTGCACTCTGAGTACAGGAGCACGTACAGATGGCATGAATATACTGGGCCCAGGCAGGAAGTTATCCGCCGGGCACCAACAACACAACCCGGCGTCGGAGCAAATTCCG atgaGAAACCTAACGAACCGCCGAACACAACGCGGATCGATGAAGAGACACAGAACGAAT TGCCAAAATTGGAACCGGCTCTGCCAAGACGAAAAAAACATCCTGATTTGGCCTACCGTCACCATGAGTTCCTTGTTAGCGATGGAACCAATGGAGACGCCATAGATGTTGGCACAACCGATAGGGCCAGg TCGACGGAGAGGGAAAGCTCGCAATGGAAGCCGTCCAGGCGCAGCAAATCGGAAGGTCCAGCCCGGTCCACGACGTTGACGCGGTCGGAAAGGCGGCGGGATTCGGACCCGGACTTGGAAAACACG GGTCGCGATCAGGGTCTACTCCAGAAAGCAATATCCAAGATTAGCACTGAATACAGACTACAATTCGCTTGGCCGCAGGGCCACATGTCGAGACGGGACCAGGAGACCACTCCCAGGAAGTCGCAGTCCATGAACGCTATCAAGCCCCCAGCCAACGCTGTCATCCACAAACGACGTGGCGATCTAGAAAATAAAGATG CAAGCGAATTGGAACCATTAGTAAACGACAATACCATTCATGAATATCACGAAACAGCCAAAGACTTTAACACcgaatataagaaaaaatatagacCTTTCTCGCAATACGATTACGCcgaaggtaaatttaaatctaaacaAGAAGTTCATGATTTAGACGACGAAACAAAGAACGCTTTATTAAATGGTCCTACCAAGGAATCTTGGTACAAAGAAGTCGTTGAATTGAGAAAGAAAGCTGGGGAGTACAGAACTAGAGGACGAGGAACCGACATAACCGGCGATAAAATCACTGacgtttataataaacaagtTGAACTTTGGGATCAAGTATCTAGAAGGTCTTCACTTTCTGCATTATCTTTAGCTTCAACTACACACAG gGCATAtactaaagaagaaaaagatcaagaaaatactaaaaaaagttCACCGACTAAAGCACTAAGAAATGCCGAGAATTCTGCTAGAATGGTAAGGGATATGATACGTCATCACCTTGAAAGAACAACCGGTGGTTCGGAATTTGACGGTTTAATATTATCGCCAACGCGTGAAAAATTGGAACCGACCATACCGCGTAAAGACGATGATATCAGAGGTTCGCAGAAGAATAGTCCGAAGAAAAATTCGCCGCAGAAAGTGTCACTTCAAAAGAAGTCAAAATCAAAGTCTGTTCCTAGAACTG TTAGGTCCCAATCAGTAGGCCCAGTAGAAGTAAATTACGAAAAGCGCTCGCCGAAGCGCCAATCTCGGTCGGCCACCGTCAAGGAAAAGAAGAGTAGCAGTTCATCGACAACTCGTAGACCTAGGCCTT CATCCCTGAACACCACTTCCCGATCTAAAAGTAGACCAGTCCCTTCACAGTCAGAGGACGACCGGTCGGgcaaaacaaaatcaaacaaaGCTCAGTCTAGCCAAAGAGACGCAGCAGACGGAAGCGAAG CGGAACCTGCTCCCACCGTCGACAGAGCCGAGAAAGAAGAGGAGGAGGCTGTCGAGCCCGAGCCGGAGCCCGAAGTCATTAGCCTAGAACCCGTCGTAAAGTCCCCTCCCGAACCCACCCGGGTTAAGTCGCCCGAGCAGATAATCATGCGTTCCCCCGATCCGGTCAACTGGACCGTTCCGCTCGATACTGGAAAAACCTTTACTGTCACTCAAAATGTCAGAGAAG CTAGGAGAGGAGGGAACGACGACCCGTCTAATGTAGAACCAGTGGAAACAGGTGCAGAGGAGATCGAGAGACCGATTATCGAGCGGCCCGACGAGGGCTCTAGCTTAGACTGTCCACAGCGCGAATCCTCTAGCACTGCCAAAACTGTTAATCCACTAGCCGAATCGAAGTCATTCGCTTCCGATGTACTCGAGAAAGCGCGTAACCGTTTCGACAACTTTTGGAGGAAGAACTCTAAAGATGAATCTACCTAA
- the LOC111425656 gene encoding micronuclear linker histone polyprotein isoform X3, which yields MIGSFWNLCRACPSMPVDKLHSEYRSTYRWHEYTGPRQEVIRRAPTTQPGVGANSDEKPNEPPNTTRIDEETQNELPKLEPALPRRKKHPDLAYRHHEFLVSDGTNGDAIDVGTTDRARSTERESSQWKPSRRSKSEGPARSTTLTRSERRRDSDPDLENTGHMSRRDQETTPRKSQSMNAIKPPANAVIHKRRGDLENKDASELEPLVNDNTIHEYHETAKDFNTEYKKKYRPFSQYDYAEGKFKSKQEVHDLDDETKNALLNGPTKESWYKEVVELRKKAGEYRTRGRGTDITGDKITDVYNKQVELWDQVSRRSSLSALSLASTTHRAYTKEEKDQENTKKSSPTKALRNAENSARMVRDMIRHHLERTTGGSEFDGLILSPTREKLEPTIPRKDDDIRGSQKNSPKKNSPQKVSLQKKSKSKSVPRTVRSQSVGPVEVNYEKRSPKRQSRSATVKEKKSSSSSTTRRPRPSSLNTTSRSKSRPVPSQSEDDRSGKTKSNKAQSSQRDAADGSEAEPAPTVDRAEKEEEEAVEPEPEPEVISLEPVVKSPPEPTRVKSPEQIIMRSPDPVNWTVPLDTGKTFTVTQNVREGDISARPQSEVKAWTPPEIPPPVAQSAPPELQQQKDQARRGGNDDPSNVEPVETGAEEIERPIIERPDEGSSLDCPQRESSSTAKTVNPLAESKSFASDVLEKARNRFDNFWRKNSKDEST from the exons ATGATCGGTTCATTTTGGAATTTGTGCAGAGCGTGCCCTTCAATGCCAGTAGATAAG TTGCACTCTGAGTACAGGAGCACGTACAGATGGCATGAATATACTGGGCCCAGGCAGGAAGTTATCCGCCGGGCACCAACAACACAACCCGGCGTCGGAGCAAATTCCG atgaGAAACCTAACGAACCGCCGAACACAACGCGGATCGATGAAGAGACACAGAACGAAT TGCCAAAATTGGAACCGGCTCTGCCAAGACGAAAAAAACATCCTGATTTGGCCTACCGTCACCATGAGTTCCTTGTTAGCGATGGAACCAATGGAGACGCCATAGATGTTGGCACAACCGATAGGGCCAGg TCGACGGAGAGGGAAAGCTCGCAATGGAAGCCGTCCAGGCGCAGCAAATCGGAAGGTCCAGCCCGGTCCACGACGTTGACGCGGTCGGAAAGGCGGCGGGATTCGGACCCGGACTTGGAAAACACG GGCCACATGTCGAGACGGGACCAGGAGACCACTCCCAGGAAGTCGCAGTCCATGAACGCTATCAAGCCCCCAGCCAACGCTGTCATCCACAAACGACGTGGCGATCTAGAAAATAAAGATG CAAGCGAATTGGAACCATTAGTAAACGACAATACCATTCATGAATATCACGAAACAGCCAAAGACTTTAACACcgaatataagaaaaaatatagacCTTTCTCGCAATACGATTACGCcgaaggtaaatttaaatctaaacaAGAAGTTCATGATTTAGACGACGAAACAAAGAACGCTTTATTAAATGGTCCTACCAAGGAATCTTGGTACAAAGAAGTCGTTGAATTGAGAAAGAAAGCTGGGGAGTACAGAACTAGAGGACGAGGAACCGACATAACCGGCGATAAAATCACTGacgtttataataaacaagtTGAACTTTGGGATCAAGTATCTAGAAGGTCTTCACTTTCTGCATTATCTTTAGCTTCAACTACACACAG gGCATAtactaaagaagaaaaagatcaagaaaatactaaaaaaagttCACCGACTAAAGCACTAAGAAATGCCGAGAATTCTGCTAGAATGGTAAGGGATATGATACGTCATCACCTTGAAAGAACAACCGGTGGTTCGGAATTTGACGGTTTAATATTATCGCCAACGCGTGAAAAATTGGAACCGACCATACCGCGTAAAGACGATGATATCAGAGGTTCGCAGAAGAATAGTCCGAAGAAAAATTCGCCGCAGAAAGTGTCACTTCAAAAGAAGTCAAAATCAAAGTCTGTTCCTAGAACTG TTAGGTCCCAATCAGTAGGCCCAGTAGAAGTAAATTACGAAAAGCGCTCGCCGAAGCGCCAATCTCGGTCGGCCACCGTCAAGGAAAAGAAGAGTAGCAGTTCATCGACAACTCGTAGACCTAGGCCTT CATCCCTGAACACCACTTCCCGATCTAAAAGTAGACCAGTCCCTTCACAGTCAGAGGACGACCGGTCGGgcaaaacaaaatcaaacaaaGCTCAGTCTAGCCAAAGAGACGCAGCAGACGGAAGCGAAG CGGAACCTGCTCCCACCGTCGACAGAGCCGAGAAAGAAGAGGAGGAGGCTGTCGAGCCCGAGCCGGAGCCCGAAGTCATTAGCCTAGAACCCGTCGTAAAGTCCCCTCCCGAACCCACCCGGGTTAAGTCGCCCGAGCAGATAATCATGCGTTCCCCCGATCCGGTCAACTGGACCGTTCCGCTCGATACTGGAAAAACCTTTACTGTCACTCAAAATGTCAGAGAAG GTGACATTAGCGCTCGACCACAGAGCGAAGTAAAGGCCTGGACGCCACCGGAAATACCGCCCCCAGTAGCGCAGTCTGCCCCGCCGGAACTGCAACAGCAGAAAGATCAAG CTAGGAGAGGAGGGAACGACGACCCGTCTAATGTAGAACCAGTGGAAACAGGTGCAGAGGAGATCGAGAGACCGATTATCGAGCGGCCCGACGAGGGCTCTAGCTTAGACTGTCCACAGCGCGAATCCTCTAGCACTGCCAAAACTGTTAATCCACTAGCCGAATCGAAGTCATTCGCTTCCGATGTACTCGAGAAAGCGCGTAACCGTTTCGACAACTTTTGGAGGAAGAACTCTAAAGATGAATCTACCTAA
- the LOC111425656 gene encoding nuclear protein MDM1 isoform X8, protein MIGSFWNLCRACPSMPVDKLHSEYRSTYRWHEYTGPRQEVIRRAPTTQPGVGANSDEKPNEPPNTTRIDEETQNELPKLEPALPRRKKHPDLAYRHHEFLVSDGTNGDAIDVGTTDRARGHMSRRDQETTPRKSQSMNAIKPPANAVIHKRRGDLENKDASELEPLVNDNTIHEYHETAKDFNTEYKKKYRPFSQYDYAEGKFKSKQEVHDLDDETKNALLNGPTKESWYKEVVELRKKAGEYRTRGRGTDITGDKITDVYNKQVELWDQVSRRSSLSALSLASTTHRAYTKEEKDQENTKKSSPTKALRNAENSARMVRDMIRHHLERTTGGSEFDGLILSPTREKLEPTIPRKDDDIRGSQKNSPKKNSPQKVSLQKKSKSKSVPRTVRSQSVGPVEVNYEKRSPKRQSRSATVKEKKSSSSSTTRRPRPSSLNTTSRSKSRPVPSQSEDDRSGKTKSNKAQSSQRDAADGSEAEPAPTVDRAEKEEEEAVEPEPEPEVISLEPVVKSPPEPTRVKSPEQIIMRSPDPVNWTVPLDTGKTFTVTQNVREGDISARPQSEVKAWTPPEIPPPVAQSAPPELQQQKDQARRGGNDDPSNVEPVETGAEEIERPIIERPDEGSSLDCPQRESSSTAKTVNPLAESKSFASDVLEKARNRFDNFWRKNSKDEST, encoded by the exons ATGATCGGTTCATTTTGGAATTTGTGCAGAGCGTGCCCTTCAATGCCAGTAGATAAG TTGCACTCTGAGTACAGGAGCACGTACAGATGGCATGAATATACTGGGCCCAGGCAGGAAGTTATCCGCCGGGCACCAACAACACAACCCGGCGTCGGAGCAAATTCCG atgaGAAACCTAACGAACCGCCGAACACAACGCGGATCGATGAAGAGACACAGAACGAAT TGCCAAAATTGGAACCGGCTCTGCCAAGACGAAAAAAACATCCTGATTTGGCCTACCGTCACCATGAGTTCCTTGTTAGCGATGGAACCAATGGAGACGCCATAGATGTTGGCACAACCGATAGGGCCAGg GGCCACATGTCGAGACGGGACCAGGAGACCACTCCCAGGAAGTCGCAGTCCATGAACGCTATCAAGCCCCCAGCCAACGCTGTCATCCACAAACGACGTGGCGATCTAGAAAATAAAGATG CAAGCGAATTGGAACCATTAGTAAACGACAATACCATTCATGAATATCACGAAACAGCCAAAGACTTTAACACcgaatataagaaaaaatatagacCTTTCTCGCAATACGATTACGCcgaaggtaaatttaaatctaaacaAGAAGTTCATGATTTAGACGACGAAACAAAGAACGCTTTATTAAATGGTCCTACCAAGGAATCTTGGTACAAAGAAGTCGTTGAATTGAGAAAGAAAGCTGGGGAGTACAGAACTAGAGGACGAGGAACCGACATAACCGGCGATAAAATCACTGacgtttataataaacaagtTGAACTTTGGGATCAAGTATCTAGAAGGTCTTCACTTTCTGCATTATCTTTAGCTTCAACTACACACAG gGCATAtactaaagaagaaaaagatcaagaaaatactaaaaaaagttCACCGACTAAAGCACTAAGAAATGCCGAGAATTCTGCTAGAATGGTAAGGGATATGATACGTCATCACCTTGAAAGAACAACCGGTGGTTCGGAATTTGACGGTTTAATATTATCGCCAACGCGTGAAAAATTGGAACCGACCATACCGCGTAAAGACGATGATATCAGAGGTTCGCAGAAGAATAGTCCGAAGAAAAATTCGCCGCAGAAAGTGTCACTTCAAAAGAAGTCAAAATCAAAGTCTGTTCCTAGAACTG TTAGGTCCCAATCAGTAGGCCCAGTAGAAGTAAATTACGAAAAGCGCTCGCCGAAGCGCCAATCTCGGTCGGCCACCGTCAAGGAAAAGAAGAGTAGCAGTTCATCGACAACTCGTAGACCTAGGCCTT CATCCCTGAACACCACTTCCCGATCTAAAAGTAGACCAGTCCCTTCACAGTCAGAGGACGACCGGTCGGgcaaaacaaaatcaaacaaaGCTCAGTCTAGCCAAAGAGACGCAGCAGACGGAAGCGAAG CGGAACCTGCTCCCACCGTCGACAGAGCCGAGAAAGAAGAGGAGGAGGCTGTCGAGCCCGAGCCGGAGCCCGAAGTCATTAGCCTAGAACCCGTCGTAAAGTCCCCTCCCGAACCCACCCGGGTTAAGTCGCCCGAGCAGATAATCATGCGTTCCCCCGATCCGGTCAACTGGACCGTTCCGCTCGATACTGGAAAAACCTTTACTGTCACTCAAAATGTCAGAGAAG GTGACATTAGCGCTCGACCACAGAGCGAAGTAAAGGCCTGGACGCCACCGGAAATACCGCCCCCAGTAGCGCAGTCTGCCCCGCCGGAACTGCAACAGCAGAAAGATCAAG CTAGGAGAGGAGGGAACGACGACCCGTCTAATGTAGAACCAGTGGAAACAGGTGCAGAGGAGATCGAGAGACCGATTATCGAGCGGCCCGACGAGGGCTCTAGCTTAGACTGTCCACAGCGCGAATCCTCTAGCACTGCCAAAACTGTTAATCCACTAGCCGAATCGAAGTCATTCGCTTCCGATGTACTCGAGAAAGCGCGTAACCGTTTCGACAACTTTTGGAGGAAGAACTCTAAAGATGAATCTACCTAA
- the LOC111425656 gene encoding nuclear protein MDM1 isoform X9: protein MIGSFWNLCRACPSMPVDKLHSEYRSTYRWHEYTGPRQEVIRRAPTTQPGVGANSDEKPNEPPNTTRIDEETQNELPKLEPALPRRKKHPDLAYRHHEFLVSDGTNGDAIDVGTTDRARSTERESSQWKPSRRSKSEGPARSTTLTRSERRRDSDPDLENTGRDQGLLQKAISKISTEYRLQFAWPQGHMSRRDQETTPRKSQSMNAIKPPANAVIHKRRGDLENKDASELEPLVNDNTIHEYHETAKDFNTEYKKKYRPFSQYDYAEGKFKSKQEVHDLDDETKNALLNGPTKESWYKEVVELRKKAGEYRTRGRGTDITGDKITDVYNKQVELWDQVSRRSSLSALSLASTTHRAYTKEEKDQENTKKSSPTKALRNAENSARMVRDMIRHHLERTTGGSEFDGLILSPTREKLEPTIPRKDDDIRGSQKNSPKKNSPQKVSLQKKSKSKSVPRTAEPAPTVDRAEKEEEEAVEPEPEPEVISLEPVVKSPPEPTRVKSPEQIIMRSPDPVNWTVPLDTGKTFTVTQNVREGDISARPQSEVKAWTPPEIPPPVAQSAPPELQQQKDQARRGGNDDPSNVEPVETGAEEIERPIIERPDEGSSLDCPQRESSSTAKTVNPLAESKSFASDVLEKARNRFDNFWRKNSKDEST, encoded by the exons ATGATCGGTTCATTTTGGAATTTGTGCAGAGCGTGCCCTTCAATGCCAGTAGATAAG TTGCACTCTGAGTACAGGAGCACGTACAGATGGCATGAATATACTGGGCCCAGGCAGGAAGTTATCCGCCGGGCACCAACAACACAACCCGGCGTCGGAGCAAATTCCG atgaGAAACCTAACGAACCGCCGAACACAACGCGGATCGATGAAGAGACACAGAACGAAT TGCCAAAATTGGAACCGGCTCTGCCAAGACGAAAAAAACATCCTGATTTGGCCTACCGTCACCATGAGTTCCTTGTTAGCGATGGAACCAATGGAGACGCCATAGATGTTGGCACAACCGATAGGGCCAGg TCGACGGAGAGGGAAAGCTCGCAATGGAAGCCGTCCAGGCGCAGCAAATCGGAAGGTCCAGCCCGGTCCACGACGTTGACGCGGTCGGAAAGGCGGCGGGATTCGGACCCGGACTTGGAAAACACG GGTCGCGATCAGGGTCTACTCCAGAAAGCAATATCCAAGATTAGCACTGAATACAGACTACAATTCGCTTGGCCGCAGGGCCACATGTCGAGACGGGACCAGGAGACCACTCCCAGGAAGTCGCAGTCCATGAACGCTATCAAGCCCCCAGCCAACGCTGTCATCCACAAACGACGTGGCGATCTAGAAAATAAAGATG CAAGCGAATTGGAACCATTAGTAAACGACAATACCATTCATGAATATCACGAAACAGCCAAAGACTTTAACACcgaatataagaaaaaatatagacCTTTCTCGCAATACGATTACGCcgaaggtaaatttaaatctaaacaAGAAGTTCATGATTTAGACGACGAAACAAAGAACGCTTTATTAAATGGTCCTACCAAGGAATCTTGGTACAAAGAAGTCGTTGAATTGAGAAAGAAAGCTGGGGAGTACAGAACTAGAGGACGAGGAACCGACATAACCGGCGATAAAATCACTGacgtttataataaacaagtTGAACTTTGGGATCAAGTATCTAGAAGGTCTTCACTTTCTGCATTATCTTTAGCTTCAACTACACACAG gGCATAtactaaagaagaaaaagatcaagaaaatactaaaaaaagttCACCGACTAAAGCACTAAGAAATGCCGAGAATTCTGCTAGAATGGTAAGGGATATGATACGTCATCACCTTGAAAGAACAACCGGTGGTTCGGAATTTGACGGTTTAATATTATCGCCAACGCGTGAAAAATTGGAACCGACCATACCGCGTAAAGACGATGATATCAGAGGTTCGCAGAAGAATAGTCCGAAGAAAAATTCGCCGCAGAAAGTGTCACTTCAAAAGAAGTCAAAATCAAAGTCTGTTCCTAGAACTG CGGAACCTGCTCCCACCGTCGACAGAGCCGAGAAAGAAGAGGAGGAGGCTGTCGAGCCCGAGCCGGAGCCCGAAGTCATTAGCCTAGAACCCGTCGTAAAGTCCCCTCCCGAACCCACCCGGGTTAAGTCGCCCGAGCAGATAATCATGCGTTCCCCCGATCCGGTCAACTGGACCGTTCCGCTCGATACTGGAAAAACCTTTACTGTCACTCAAAATGTCAGAGAAG GTGACATTAGCGCTCGACCACAGAGCGAAGTAAAGGCCTGGACGCCACCGGAAATACCGCCCCCAGTAGCGCAGTCTGCCCCGCCGGAACTGCAACAGCAGAAAGATCAAG CTAGGAGAGGAGGGAACGACGACCCGTCTAATGTAGAACCAGTGGAAACAGGTGCAGAGGAGATCGAGAGACCGATTATCGAGCGGCCCGACGAGGGCTCTAGCTTAGACTGTCCACAGCGCGAATCCTCTAGCACTGCCAAAACTGTTAATCCACTAGCCGAATCGAAGTCATTCGCTTCCGATGTACTCGAGAAAGCGCGTAACCGTTTCGACAACTTTTGGAGGAAGAACTCTAAAGATGAATCTACCTAA